The genomic region CCGCAACTTGTTTCAAGCGACCACTTCGGAAACCATCACTCCCGAGCACGTGCATTTGTCGCTGCAAAACTCCAGCGTCAATGCGCTATTGGATGCGGAGGAGGCGTCCGAGGTCGAAGCGCCGGTCGTCATCCGTACGCGCAAGGCGTTGATCAAAGCGCGGGGACCCAACCAGCAACGTTATTTGAAAAACATTCTTTCTCTCGACGTCAACTTCGGCATCGGGCCGGCGGGAACGGGAAAAACCTATCTGGCGGTGGCCTGTGCGGTGGCGGCATTGGAAGAAGAAGTGGTCAAACGCTTGGTATTGACCCGTCCGGCGGTGGAAGCCGGGGAACGGTTGGGATTTCTGCCGGGCGATATGGCGCAGAAGGTCGACCCCTACCTGCGGCCGCTTTACGATGCGCTGTATGAAATGCTGGGTTTCGACCGCGTCCTGAAACTGATCGAACGCAATGTCATCGAGGTGGCGCCGTTGGCTTTCATGCGCGGGCGGACCCTGAACGACTCGTTCATCATCCTGGACGAGGCTCAAAATACCACCATCGAACAGATCAAAATGTTTCTGACCCGGGTGGGGTTCGGTTCCACCGCGGTGATCACCGGGGACGTGACCCAGGTGGATTTGCCCAAAGGTCGGCCCTCGGGACTCAAGCACGTGCTCGAGGTCCTGAAAGGGGTCGAGGGAATCGGTTTTACCTATTTCGATGCGAACGACGTGGTGCGCCACCCCTTGGTCCAGCGCATCGTCGCCGCCTACGAGGCCCATGAGAAACGGCAGCAACGTTTGGCGTCAGGAGATTGACGTGACCGCTTGCGTCGATATTCAGATCCGGTGCGATCACCCTTGTCCATCCGAGGAGAAGCTGCGCCAATGGGTCGATGCGGCTTTAGAGGGAAAGTCGGCCGAAGTTTCCCTGGCGATCGTGGACGAGGCGGAAATCACCGTCCTCAACCAGCGCTATCGCCATCGGAACCGTCCCACCAATGTCCTCAGCTTTCCGTTCGAAGCCCCCGCCGGCGTGCCGCTGGCGTTTCTCGGAGACGTGGTGATCTGCGCGCCGGTGGTCGCTCGCGAGGCGCAAGCCCAGGGCAAGACGGAAGCGGCTCACTGGGCCCATATGGTGGTCCATGGGGTGCTGCATTTGCGCGGTTTCGACCATATCGCTACGGAGGAGGCGGAAATGATGGAGTCCCTCGAAAGGAAAATTTTGTCCCAGCTGGGTTTTGAAGATCCCTATTTGTCGATTGAGGTAATTGAACGATCATGAACGACGAGCAGGCCGATGAGATAAGCGACTCAAAAAATTGGGTCGAACGTTTGAGTCATTTCTTTTCCGGCGAACCCAAGACCCGCGACGATTTGATGGAAATCTTGCGGGATGCTCAAAAACGCGAACTCCTCGACAGCGAGGCCTTGCCCATGATCGAAGGGGTGTTGAAGGTCTCCGAATTGCGGGTGCGCGACGTGATGGTGCCGCGGGCGCAGATGGCCGTACTCCATCAAGACGCTTCCCTGGAAGACATTCTCTCGGTGGTAATCGATACCGCCCATTCCCGATTCCCGGTGAGCGGCGAAGACCGCAGCCAGGTGGTTGGGATTTTGTTGGCCAAGGATTTGCTGCCCTACGTCCTGCGCCGGAAATTCAACATTCCCGTCAAAAGACTGATGCGGCGCGCCTTGTTCGTTCCCGAAAGCAAGCGTCTCAACGTGATGTTGCGCGAGTTCCGGATGCGCCGCCAACACATGGCCATCGTCATCGACGAGTACGGCGCCGCCGCGGGTCTGGTGACGATCGAGAATATTCTGGAACAAATCGTGGGAGATATCGCCGACGAACACGATCTGGAGGAAGAGTACATCTTCCGGCGCAGCAATCGAGTCTTTACCGTCAAGGCGATTACCCCGATCGAAGAGTTCAATGCCTATTTCGATACCGACTTCAGCGCCGAGGATTTCGATACCATCGGCGGGATGATCGTCCACACCTTGGGATACGTCCCCAAGCGGGGGGAACAGGTGGCATTGGATTCGTTCTTGTTCGAGGTGCTGCGCGCCAACAAGCGCCGAGTCCATTTATTGAAGGTGAAGCTGAAGGAGCCCGACACGAAGCACGGCTACGACATGGAGGCCTGATTGTGCTGGCCGGTTATCGGGCCCAATTGTTCCAGGCGCTGATTGCAGGTGCCTTGCTTCCTTTCGCTTTCGCCCCCTATGGCCAGTCATGGCTGGCGCCTCTGGTTTTGGCCTGGCTTTTCCATCTGATATGGCGGCAGACGCCTTGCCCGCGTCGGGCGTTCGCCCTGGGCTATCTATTCGGCCTGGGGCAATTCGGGGTCGGGGTTTGGTGGGTGTATGTGAGCATGCATCGATACAGCGGCGCCGGGGTTGCGGCGGCGGGCGGGTTGACGGTGCTGCTGGTCGCCTTTCTCGCCTTGTATCCGGCCGTGGCGAGCGCGTTCACCGGTTGGTTGTTCAAGCGCAACGCAAAGGGCTGGGAAGCCGACCCCGCGAACTGGCGGCCGATGTTGGTCTTGCCGTCCATATGGATTGGGGTGGAATGGTTGCGAGGATGGCTGTTGACCGGTTTTCCCTGGCTCGAGGTGGGCTACAGCCAGATCGATGCCCCCCTGGCCGGATTCGCGCCCTTGGTGGGGGAATACGGAACCGGCTGGCTGACCGTGCTGACCGCCGCAGTGCTGTGGGCGATTTGGCGCGCGAAAGCTCTCCCAACGCAAAATCGCCAAGCGGGCCATTGGGTCGCGGTGGCGGTAATCCTCTGGCTGGCGGGGGCGGGTTTCAAAGCCGTTCCTTGGACCCAACCCGCCGGCGATCCTTTTCGAGTCGCTCTCCTTCAGGGCGATATTTCCCAAGATCTCAAGTGGCGGCCGGAGACCCGAAGGCGGATTTTGGCCGCCTATCTGGACATGACCCGCCGGAACTGGGGGGCGGATTTGATCGTCTGGCCGGAGACCGCCGTGCCGGCGTTTTATCATCAAGTTCGGGAAGGATTGTTCCTGCCTCTGGAGCGGGAAGCCGCAGCTCGGGGAAGCGATTTGCTCGTCGGCGTGCCGATGCTGGAATCGGCGACGGATCGTTACTACAACGCCTTGATCGGTCTGGGCGAGGCATCCGGACGTTACTATAAGCGGCATTTGGTGCCGTTCGGGGAGTTTTTGCCCTTGCGTTCGCTTTTGGGGTTCATTCTGGAGGTGCTCCAAATTCCCCTGTCCGACTTCAGTGCCGGCGACGACGATCAAGCATTGATCGTAGCGGCCGGTTTTCCGGTGGCGGCGACCATCTGCTACGAGGATGCCTTCGCCCGCGACGCCTTGGTGGGACTGCCGGAGGCCGCCTACATGGTCAATGTCAGCAACGACGCTTGGTTCGGCGATACGATCGCGCCCCATCAGCACCTGCAAATGGCCAGAATGCGGGCATTGGAAGGGGGGCGCTATTTGCTCCGCGCCACCAACACCGGGATCACCGCAGTGATCGATTCAAGGGGGAAGGTGAAGGCGCAGGCGGCTTCTTTCGTTCGGACTTCCTTGACGGAAACCATCGTTCCCTTGGCCGGAGCGACCCCCTATGTGATTTGGGGCGATTGGCCATTGTGGCTGGGGATGTTGGGAATCTTGGGTTGGGTGGTGTTCGATCGAAAGAAGGGCAATGCAACCGAATAGATGGGGTTCTGTTTTTTGATACCACCCTCCTCACCCCGACCCTTGTATGTTTTGTGACAGACTCGTTCGG from Methylohalobius crimeensis 10Ki harbors:
- a CDS encoding PhoH family protein, with protein sequence MGLNSYPLTDESTTLQITLEPADNRRLANLCGQYDENLKQIEQRLGVEIASRGNRFRIIGLSQPAEAASLLIRNLFQATTSETITPEHVHLSLQNSSVNALLDAEEASEVEAPVVIRTRKALIKARGPNQQRYLKNILSLDVNFGIGPAGTGKTYLAVACAVAALEEEVVKRLVLTRPAVEAGERLGFLPGDMAQKVDPYLRPLYDALYEMLGFDRVLKLIERNVIEVAPLAFMRGRTLNDSFIILDEAQNTTIEQIKMFLTRVGFGSTAVITGDVTQVDLPKGRPSGLKHVLEVLKGVEGIGFTYFDANDVVRHPLVQRIVAAYEAHEKRQQRLASGD
- the ybeY gene encoding rRNA maturation RNase YbeY gives rise to the protein MRNGSNVWRQEIDVTACVDIQIRCDHPCPSEEKLRQWVDAALEGKSAEVSLAIVDEAEITVLNQRYRHRNRPTNVLSFPFEAPAGVPLAFLGDVVICAPVVAREAQAQGKTEAAHWAHMVVHGVLHLRGFDHIATEEAEMMESLERKILSQLGFEDPYLSIEVIERS
- a CDS encoding HlyC/CorC family transporter; the protein is MNDEQADEISDSKNWVERLSHFFSGEPKTRDDLMEILRDAQKRELLDSEALPMIEGVLKVSELRVRDVMVPRAQMAVLHQDASLEDILSVVIDTAHSRFPVSGEDRSQVVGILLAKDLLPYVLRRKFNIPVKRLMRRALFVPESKRLNVMLREFRMRRQHMAIVIDEYGAAAGLVTIENILEQIVGDIADEHDLEEEYIFRRSNRVFTVKAITPIEEFNAYFDTDFSAEDFDTIGGMIVHTLGYVPKRGEQVALDSFLFEVLRANKRRVHLLKVKLKEPDTKHGYDMEA
- the lnt gene encoding apolipoprotein N-acyltransferase, which codes for MLAGYRAQLFQALIAGALLPFAFAPYGQSWLAPLVLAWLFHLIWRQTPCPRRAFALGYLFGLGQFGVGVWWVYVSMHRYSGAGVAAAGGLTVLLVAFLALYPAVASAFTGWLFKRNAKGWEADPANWRPMLVLPSIWIGVEWLRGWLLTGFPWLEVGYSQIDAPLAGFAPLVGEYGTGWLTVLTAAVLWAIWRAKALPTQNRQAGHWVAVAVILWLAGAGFKAVPWTQPAGDPFRVALLQGDISQDLKWRPETRRRILAAYLDMTRRNWGADLIVWPETAVPAFYHQVREGLFLPLEREAAARGSDLLVGVPMLESATDRYYNALIGLGEASGRYYKRHLVPFGEFLPLRSLLGFILEVLQIPLSDFSAGDDDQALIVAAGFPVAATICYEDAFARDALVGLPEAAYMVNVSNDAWFGDTIAPHQHLQMARMRALEGGRYLLRATNTGITAVIDSRGKVKAQAASFVRTSLTETIVPLAGATPYVIWGDWPLWLGMLGILGWVVFDRKKGNATE